The following are encoded together in the Juglans microcarpa x Juglans regia isolate MS1-56 chromosome 2D, Jm3101_v1.0, whole genome shotgun sequence genome:
- the LOC121248095 gene encoding uncharacterized protein LOC121248095 translates to MSSLEEERLAQMVEEFIESESSSPIFSASIKCPPPNHNTQYLTLQEILGSGTQAEAEVLKSVSRHMGSQRDAEKKTTSLKEWLVTRLKMDGCEASLCQTSWVTSLGCPAGDYEYIDIKMKAENDDSRRLIVDMDFKSQFELARPTQTYKELTDALPYIFIGTEEKLNKIISLLCSAAKQSLRERGLHIPPWRTTTYMQSKWLSDHHKTPDAEKTRELAKGSTGAGAYGYSTNNKWTPSAPMVIKPKNTRNLGGGSGLSSQFSEMSINCC, encoded by the exons aTGAGTAGCTTAGAAGAGGAAAGACTGGCTCAGATGGTGGAGGAGTTTATAGAATCAGAATCATCATCACCCATTTTTTCTGCTTCCATAAAGTGTCCTCCTCCTAATCATAATACCCAATATCTCACTTTACAG GAGATTCTTGGGAGTGGGACACAAGCTGAGGCTGAGGTGCTTAAGAGTGTGTCGAGGCATATGGGCAGCCAAAGGGATGCTGAGAAAAAAACCACCAGTCTGAAAGAGTGGCTTGTCACGAGGCTCAAAATGGATGGCTGTGAGGCTTCTCTGTGTCAAACATCTTGGGTCACTTCCTTGGGATGCCCTGCTG GTGATTATGAATACATCGATATTAAAATGAAAGCTGAGAATGATGATTCGAGGAGGCTTATTGTGGACATGGACTTCAAGTCACAGTTTGAGCTTGCAAGGCCTACGCAAACCTACAAGGAGCTCACAGACGCACTCCCATACATCTTCATTGGGACCGAGGAAAAGCTTAACAAGATAATCTCTCTTCTATGCTCAGCTGCCAAACAGTCCCTTAGAGAGAGGGGCCTCCACATACCCCCATGGAGGACTACCACTTACATGCAGTCTAAGTGGCTCTCTGACCATCACAAAACCCCTGATGCAGAGAAGACTAGGGAATTAGCAAAAGGTAGTACTGGTGCTGGTGCATATGGCTATAGTACTAATAATAAGTGGACACCTTCAGCTCCAATGGTGATCAAGCCCAAGAATACGAGAAATTTGGGTGGCGGGTCGGGCTTGTCTAGTCAGTTTTCTGAGATGAGCATAAATTGTTGCTGA